The following is a genomic window from Bordetella petrii.
GGGCCGCGCCGTACCCGACGGCCCGGCGCATGTGCTGGAAACCGGCCAGGTAGAACAGGTGTCGCCATCCATCGGCGACGTACACCGCGTGCAAAATGCCAGCGCAGACCAGGTGGCCATCAGTATCCACTGCTATGGCGCCGATATCGGCCAAGTCAGGCGGCACGTGTATTATGAAGATGGGGCGCCGCCCAAGATTTTCGTATCGGGTTATTCGGCGCCCGTTCACTGACCTTCCCAACGGCCGACCCTGGCCGGCATGGCGGGTGTTTTTTCTCGGCCATAGTCTCTTTTTGGCCCCCGGGCAGCCCGATAGCGGGCCCCCTTCTCATGCACCACCTACCCATGCCCTCAGATCGCCCACCCCATCCGATCAGTGCGCAGCTGAGCAACCTGTCGGAAATAGACGAAACATACCGCTACCAACTCCTGGTAGAAGCGGTCAAAGATTACGCCATCTATCTGCTCGACCCTGACGGGTACATCAGCAGCTGGAACGCGGGCGCCGAACACTTCAAGGGATACCGGGCGCACGAAATCATCGGCCAGCACTTTTCCTGCTTTTATACCGAAGAGGACCGCGCCGCCGGCTTGCCGGCCAAGGCGCTGGCAACCGCCGTCAGCGAAGGCCGGTTCGAAGCCGAAGGATGGCGAGTTCACAAAGACGGCACGCAGTTCTGGACCAGCGTCATCATCGACCCGATCCACAACGCGTCCGGCAAGCTGCTGGGTTTCGCGAAAATCACGCGCGATATCACCGAAAAGAAGCAGGCAGCGGACGACCTGCTCGTGGCCCGCGAGGCGCTGCACCACTCACAGAAACTGGAAGCGCTGGGTTTGCTGACGGGCGGCGTCGCGCACGATTTCAACAACCTGCTGATGGTGATACGCGGGTCAGCCGAGCTGCTGCGGCAGCCGGGGCTTAGCGACAGCAAGCGGCAACAGTACATCGACGCCATATCCAGCACATCGGACAGGGCCGCTCACCTGACGCGGCAATTGTTGGCCTACGCGCGCAAGCAGCCCCTGCGGCCGGCCACGTTCGACGTGCGAAGCTGCATAGAAGGCATGCAGGACCTGTTCCATGCGACCACGGGCTCGTCCATCGAGATCGCGTACGACCTCGCGCCCACTCCCTGTTACGTGCACGTGGACCGCAACCAGCTCGAAACCTGCATCCTGAACATCATCATCAACGCGCGCGACGCCATGCCGGCCGGCGGCACGCTCACCATAACGGTGTCTGCCGTGGATACCGTGCCGGCCACCCGGCATCACGGCCCGGCCCACCGCCCCCATGTCGCCATCACCATCGCGGATACCGGCTTGGGCATCGCGCCAGAGGTCATCGACCGGGTGTTCGAGCCCTTTTTCACCACCAAAGAACCGGGTCGGGGCACAGGGCTAGGGCTCAGCCAGGTGTTCGGTTTCATCAACCAGTCGGGCGGCCATGTGGATGTGGCCAGCACGCCCGACAGCGGCACCATGTTCACCCTGTATCTGGAAAGCGCCCAAGCCACCGGCTTCGAAGACCTTCTGTCGCCGCAGTCCGATATTTCCAGCCTGATGCAACGTCCGCGGCACAAGATTTTGCTGGTGGAAGACAACGCCGAAGTCAGCGATATCGTCACATGCCTGCTGCAAGACCTGGGCCAGGAGGTCGTGGCCGCGCCGCATGGCAACGCCGCGCTAGACATCCTGAACCAGCGGGACGGCGCGTTCGATCTGGTCATCAGCGACATCGTCATGCCCGAGCTTAACGGCCTTCAGCTTGCGCGCAAGATTCAGCAGCGGTGGCCGCGCATGCGCATCGTGCTGGCCACCGGGTACAGCCATGCATTGGCCGACCTGGAACCGGCCGAATTCCCCGTTCTGCACAAGCCCTACTCTATCGAGGCCCTGACCAAAGTGATCGACGCCATTGCGCGGTAATAAGGCAGGCGCGCGGGCCGCCGCGCGCCTGGGCCGCACCCGGCGCGGGCGTCAGCCCGCGCGGCGCTCCATCAGCTGGTGGATCTCGTCGTCTTTGGCCTGCCACTGCTGGCCCAGCCAGTGGTGGAATTCAGTGCGGAAGGCCTTGTCGCGGCTATAGTCGGCATCGCAGAACTCGGGCGGCACCGGCAATTGCCGGATGCGCACCAGCACCGGCCCGACGCGGCCGCATGCCAGGTCCCAGAAACGGGGGATTCCTTCCGGATAGACGATGGTCACGTCCAGCATCGAGCGAAAGCGCTTGCCCATCGCATTCAACGCCACCGCCAGGCCGCCCGCCTTGGGTTTGAGCAGATGGCGGTATGGCGAAGATTGCGCCACGCGCTTGGCCTCGGAAAAGCGCGTGCCTTCCACGAAAACCATGACGCTGGTGGGCACCAGGGAAAATTTTTCGCACGCACGCCGCGCCGCTTCCTGGTCTTCGCGCCCCAGCGCGGGATTCCGGCGCAGCGCGGCCTTGCCGTGGCGCTTCATGAAGGGAAAATCCAAGGCCCACCACGCCAGGCCGATGACCGGCACGTAGATCAACTGCTGCTTCAGAAAGAATTTCAGCAGGGGGATGCGCCGGGTCAGCGCCTGCTGCAACACGAAAATGTCCACCCAAGATTGGTGGTTGCAATTCACCAGGTACCAGTCTGCGTAGCGCAGCCCGGCATGGCCCTGGATATCCCAGGGGGTTCGTTGAATCCGCTCGAACCAGCCGGCGTTGCCACGCACCCACGCCGTCGCAATGGCGTTGAGCACCGGATCGACGCGCCGACGCATCGCCGGAAACGGCAGCATCAGCTTGAGCAGGGCCACGGGGAACAGCAGCAGGCACCAGAACAGCGTGCTGGCGCCGAGCAGAATGACGCTGATCACGCCGGTTATCCAGGCAAGCCGGCCGCGCGGCACTGGAAACGCGCGGCGTTGCCGCGAGGTTTGGCTATGCCCATGCGCATCGCTTTGCGCGACGGCGGCGCGGGCCACTTCTGAGGACGGGTCTGAAAAAGTCATGGGCGCCAGTTTGCTGCCCCCGAGCCTGAAATGATCTGCGCAAGATCAAAGACAGCATTGGCTACATCTGCGACCGCGCGTATGCCGCAGCCTGAAGCTGTTCTTGGCGCAGGCGCGGGCGCGGATATACTGTACCGATAAACAGTATTTCAGCTTACCAAGCATGACCAGCTATCAGTTTGATCTCATCGCCCGCCTGCTGGGCGTGCCCGCAACGGCCCGCGCGGCGGCGCGCGCCGTCCTGGTCGATAACATGGCCTCGGCCGACGCCGCTCAATTGCAAGGCTGTGCCGAGGCGGAACTCGACCAGGCGCTTTCCGACATTCAAGCGCTCGAACTCGAGATCCGCGGGGTCTTCGTTTTGCACGGCCCCAACGAGTTCCGCGTCACGGTGGGCCACCACGACACGCACCGAATGCCCGGCGCCCAGCAGTTGGCCGAGGGCCAGGTCGTGCAGTTGGTCGCGCACTCTACCGAGCGCTATATTCCCGTGCGTGTCGTCGCCACGCCCGCCCAGGTCGGCGGCTACTACGACGGCATCATCGTTGAACAGTTGGTGGCCGCCAGCCGCTTTCAGGTGGGCGACCGCGTGCGCTTTGGCGAAGACCAGGTCATGACGGGCGACACAGACACCCGCCCCGGAATACCGGGCCACCTGCACCGGCGTTTTCAGGGCCGACGCGGCGGCCGGTAGGGATTGGCCACCTGATGACAAAGCCCCGTATGACAAAACCCCGTATGACAAAGCCCCGCGCAGAAACTGGGCGGGGCTGGTCGGTACTGGCTAACTGGTAGTGGCAACTTGGTAGTGGCAACTACGTGAAGCTATTCTTGGTGAAACTATTTTTGGCGGAGACGGTGGGATTCGAACCCACGATGCAGTTTTTGGCCACATACTCCCTTAGCAGGGGAGCCCCTTCAGCCTCTCGGGCACGTCTCCGAAGAATTTGCGATTCTAGCATGATTTTCCCGGCTTGCACCTGCTGGTGCAGGCCGGGAAAGCAGGCGCATCAGGCCTTTTCGGCCGGCGCCTGATCAAGGCCGAACGCCTTGTGCAGCGCGCGCACGGCCAGTTCCATGTACTTGTCGTCGATGATCACCGAGGTCTTGATTTCACTGGTGCTGATCATCTGGATGTTGATGCCTTCCTGGGACAAGGTCTGGAACATCAGGCTGGCCACGCCCACGTGCGAACGCATGCCGATACCCACGATGGACACCTTGGCGACCTTGTCGTCGGTGACCAGTTCGCGGGCTTGCACGGCCGGCACGACTTCGCGCTTGAGCAGGTCGATGGTGCGCTGGAACTCGTTGCGGTTGACCGTGAACGAGAAGTCGGTGGTGCCGGCCACCGACTGGTTCTGCACGATCATGTCGACATCGATGTTGGCGGCGGCGACCGGCCCCAGGATGGAAAAGGCGATGCCGGGTTTGTCGGGCACGGCCAGCAGGGTGATCTTGGCTTCGTCGCGGCTGAAGGCGATGCCGGAGACAACGGCGGCTTCCATTTTTTCGTCTTCCTCAAAAGTAATCAGCGTGCCCGAAGTCATTTCTTCTTCGAGCGGAATGAGCGGGTCGGTCAGCGAAGACAGCACGCGGGTGGGAACGCGGTACTTGCCGGCGAACTCGACCGAGCGGATCTGCAGCACCTTGGAACCCAGCGACGCCATTTCGAGCATTTCTTCGAACGACACCACCGACATGCGGCGCGCTTCGGGCACCACGCGGGGGTCGGTGGTGTAGACGCCGTCGACGTCGGTGTAGATAAGGCACTCGTGGGCGCCCAGCGCGGCCGCCACGGCCACCGCCGAGGTGTCGGAACCGCCGCGGCCCAGCGTCGTGATGTGGCCGTCGGGGTCGATACCCTGGAAGCCCGTTACGATGACGACCCGGCCGGCGTCCAGGTCGGCGCGCACGCGGGCGTCGTCGATAGAAGTGATGCGGGCCTTGGTGAACGAGGAGTCGGTGCGCACCGGCACTTGCCAGCCGGTGTAGCTGCGGGCGGGCACGCCCTCGGCCTGCAGGGCCACCGCCAGCAGGCCGCTGCTGGCCTGCTCGCCGGTGGCGGCAATCATGTCGAGCTCGCGCGGGTCGGGCTGGGGCGAGATTTCGCGGGCCAGGCCCAGCAGGCGGTTGGTTTCGCCGGCCATGGCCGACGGCACCACCACCACTTGGTGGCCGGCGGCGTGCCACTTGGCAACGCGGCGCGCCACGTTGCGGATGCGCTCGACCGAGCCCATCGAAGTACCGCCATATTTGTGAACGATCAGGGACATCTCGTGCTCTGGCTGGAAACCCGCCCCACCGGGCAGGCAAAGCTTGGCATTTTAACGCGCGGTGAAATTTTGCGCAGGCGCGCCCCGCAATACCCTTGCGACAGGGGCGCGGGCGACGGTCAGTCTTGCCCCCGGGGCTCGATCCATACCCGGCCGCGGTGGCAGCGGATGACGTGCCGCGCATGCGTCACGCGCATCTGCCGGTCGTGCCCCAGGCTGTGCAGTTGGCGCAACTGGCGCAGCAGGTCGGCCAGCCGGGCTTCGGTGGGCATGCGCGCGCCGTGCAGGTGCAGCCAGTAGCGCAGCACCTGCGCCTGGCGGGCTGCGGACAGTTCGCGCCATGGCGCGAGCGCGAAGCTGGCCAGGTCGGCCGAGGGCTGCAGCGCGGCCAGGTCGGCGCGCGCCACTTCGGCAAGAATGCCGGCGGCATCGGCCATGTGCCGGGCATGGTCGGCCAGCCGGGCCTGCCAGCCTGGCCATCGCGCATCCAGCACCGGTGTCAGCAGTTCGCGCACGGCGGCGCGGGTGTACCGAGGGTCGGCATTGGTGGGATCTTGCACCGGCTGCCAGCCATGTTGTGCCGCAAATGCCTGCGCTGCACGCAGAATGTCGGCGCGGCCCTGGTTCAGCCAGGGGCGCAGGTACAGCAGCCCATCGCGCGGCATGCTGGGCGCCATGGCGGCCATGCCCTGCACGCCGGCGCCGCGCAGCAGCCGCAGCAGCACGGTTTCCGCCTGGTCGCCCTGGTGATGAGCCAGCAGGATGTGGCCGGCCTCGTGCTGCCGGGCCAGGTCGGCCAGCGCGGCATAGCGGGCATCGCGCGCGGCGGCTTCGATACCCAGGCCGCTGTCGGCCCGGACCTGTGCCCGGGAGGTGTGCACACTTACCTGCAGAATGCGGCCCAGCGCCTGGACGTGCGCGGCCCAGTCGTCGGCCGCGGCCTGCAGGCCGTGGTGCACGTGGAAAATCAGCAGGTCGATGCCCAGGCGGCGGGCCAGCGGCGCGGCGTGGGCCGCCAGCATGGCCGAGTCGGCCCCGCCGCTCACGGCCACCGCCAGGCGCGGCGCGGCCCCGGCCAGCGGCTGCACCGCCGACGCCAGGGCGGCGGCCAGCACGGAAGACGGAAACCCCGCCCCCGCGGCCGATGGCGTCGCGGCCGGCGCGGCGGACCCGGAGGCGGTCCCCGGGGCAGGTTCAGGCAGGGGCGGCTCGGCGGGCTTCATGGATGGACACGATCGGCCTGACGCCACGAGGGCCGGGCAAGACGCCCGGCTGCCGCGTCAGGCGCGGACTTCCTGGAATTTGCCGTAGGACAGCAGGCGCTGCATGCGCTGCTCGACGAGCTCGTCCGGGCTCATGCCGCGGAACTGGCGCAGCGCATCGCCCAGCGCCCGGCGCAGCAGGCGCGCCATGACACGTGGATCGCGGTGCGCACCGCCCACGGGTTCGTTGACGACGCGATCGATCAGGCCCAGGTCTTTCAGGCGCGGCGCGGTAATGGCCAGCGCCTCGGCCGCTTCGGACGCCTTGTCGGCGCTGCGCCACAGGATGGAAGCGCAGCCTTCGGGCGAAATGACCGAATAGGTGGCGTACTGCAGCATCAGCACGGCATTGCCCACGGCAATGGCCAGCGCGCCGCCCGAACCGCCCTCGCCGATTATGGTGGCGATGATGGGCACCTTGAGCTCGGCCATGGCGTACAGGTTGTGGCCGATAGCCTCGGACTGGCCGCGTTCTTCGGCGCCCACGCCGGGATACGCGCCCGGGGTGTCGACGAAAGTGAAGACCGGCAGGTTGAATTTCTCGGCCAGCCGCATCAGGCGCAACGCCTTGCGATAG
Proteins encoded in this region:
- a CDS encoding PAS domain-containing sensor histidine kinase, which translates into the protein MPSDRPPHPISAQLSNLSEIDETYRYQLLVEAVKDYAIYLLDPDGYISSWNAGAEHFKGYRAHEIIGQHFSCFYTEEDRAAGLPAKALATAVSEGRFEAEGWRVHKDGTQFWTSVIIDPIHNASGKLLGFAKITRDITEKKQAADDLLVAREALHHSQKLEALGLLTGGVAHDFNNLLMVIRGSAELLRQPGLSDSKRQQYIDAISSTSDRAAHLTRQLLAYARKQPLRPATFDVRSCIEGMQDLFHATTGSSIEIAYDLAPTPCYVHVDRNQLETCILNIIINARDAMPAGGTLTITVSAVDTVPATRHHGPAHRPHVAITIADTGLGIAPEVIDRVFEPFFTTKEPGRGTGLGLSQVFGFINQSGGHVDVASTPDSGTMFTLYLESAQATGFEDLLSPQSDISSLMQRPRHKILLVEDNAEVSDIVTCLLQDLGQEVVAAPHGNAALDILNQRDGAFDLVISDIVMPELNGLQLARKIQQRWPRMRIVLATGYSHALADLEPAEFPVLHKPYSIEALTKVIDAIAR
- a CDS encoding acyltransferase, with translation MPRGRLAWITGVISVILLGASTLFWCLLLFPVALLKLMLPFPAMRRRVDPVLNAIATAWVRGNAGWFERIQRTPWDIQGHAGLRYADWYLVNCNHQSWVDIFVLQQALTRRIPLLKFFLKQQLIYVPVIGLAWWALDFPFMKRHGKAALRRNPALGREDQEAARRACEKFSLVPTSVMVFVEGTRFSEAKRVAQSSPYRHLLKPKAGGLAVALNAMGKRFRSMLDVTIVYPEGIPRFWDLACGRVGPVLVRIRQLPVPPEFCDADYSRDKAFRTEFHHWLGQQWQAKDDEIHQLMERRAG
- a CDS encoding aspartate kinase codes for the protein MSLIVHKYGGTSMGSVERIRNVARRVAKWHAAGHQVVVVPSAMAGETNRLLGLAREISPQPDPRELDMIAATGEQASSGLLAVALQAEGVPARSYTGWQVPVRTDSSFTKARITSIDDARVRADLDAGRVVIVTGFQGIDPDGHITTLGRGGSDTSAVAVAAALGAHECLIYTDVDGVYTTDPRVVPEARRMSVVSFEEMLEMASLGSKVLQIRSVEFAGKYRVPTRVLSSLTDPLIPLEEEMTSGTLITFEEDEKMEAAVVSGIAFSRDEAKITLLAVPDKPGIAFSILGPVAAANIDVDMIVQNQSVAGTTDFSFTVNRNEFQRTIDLLKREVVPAVQARELVTDDKVAKVSIVGIGMRSHVGVASLMFQTLSQEGINIQMISTSEIKTSVIIDDKYMELAVRALHKAFGLDQAPAEKA
- the tilS gene encoding tRNA lysidine(34) synthetase TilS, with the protein product MKPAEPPLPEPAPGTASGSAAPAATPSAAGAGFPSSVLAAALASAVQPLAGAAPRLAVAVSGGADSAMLAAHAAPLARRLGIDLLIFHVHHGLQAAADDWAAHVQALGRILQVSVHTSRAQVRADSGLGIEAAARDARYAALADLARQHEAGHILLAHHQGDQAETVLLRLLRGAGVQGMAAMAPSMPRDGLLYLRPWLNQGRADILRAAQAFAAQHGWQPVQDPTNADPRYTRAAVRELLTPVLDARWPGWQARLADHARHMADAAGILAEVARADLAALQPSADLASFALAPWRELSAARQAQVLRYWLHLHGARMPTEARLADLLRQLRQLHSLGHDRQMRVTHARHVIRCHRGRVWIEPRGQD
- a CDS encoding acetyl-CoA carboxylase carboxyltransferase subunit alpha; translated protein: MEFEQPLSELENKIEQLRYVQADSAVDISDEIGRLQQKSQTLAKEIYGKLTPWQTALVARHPQRPYTLDYVREIFTDFHELHGDRMYADDQSIVGGLARFNGASCMVIGHQKGRDTKERAARNFGMPRPEGYRKALRLMRLAEKFNLPVFTFVDTPGAYPGVGAEERGQSEAIGHNLYAMAELKVPIIATIIGEGGSGGALAIAVGNAVLMLQYATYSVISPEGCASILWRSADKASEAAEALAITAPRLKDLGLIDRVVNEPVGGAHRDPRVMARLLRRALGDALRQFRGMSPDELVEQRMQRLLSYGKFQEVRA